TTGTCCGGTGCAAGAACCATATTAGctatagaaacaaaataatgacCAAAAGACATACACCTAAATGGAGCCAAACAATGATGTTTCCATCTCTAATTTTCAGATCAATACTTGtgagatttaaaatatttaatgaaatccTATTAAACTATTCTATTTTCATTGACGCAAGCATATATTGCGAACACAACCAATTAATGACATAGGAAACATACATATAGCAGCAGCTGAAgaatcaaaaaaataattttatgcaaaaaaataattatcaacacAATCAATCAAAAAGCAGCCTTGAATAATTGTAGAAACAAGAAATTACCTGGTCACAGCAAACAAGTTTTGTTAGCAAAGGGTATAATTCCCTTAGATGTCTTCTAAAAATCATATTGTTCATAAAACTCATGCTTTGAAGCACCtacaaagtaaataaataatttattagcgCATAAATGAACACATAAAACATAAGTTGCAATGAATATCATCCAACTATATTGAAAAGCAAGCAGATAAAAACTCTAGCGGAGTACCCCTTTAATTGATTGtgttatagaaaaaagaaactaaaaaaaggGAAATACAGGCTGGGGTCAGGTAttcaaaacatttgaaaaataataagtgtggaaaaaaaaaaactgaaaaaaataagaagaaaacaaagaacgCAGAACATCCAACCAGTCTTTTTATATAGGACATGGAAAATCCCTTAAAACAAGTATGGGCGGAGCATCTTTGATTATAAAGCTGCAAGTTTTTTAAAGAAGCAATACTTTCCAATTAAGACAGACAAGTTGAGACTTGAGAAATTTTACTTCTTATAATACGGAAAGAGGACCTGGgacttttttatgatatttgataCCAAAATCAATCTACAAAATACATCATTTCAACAAATACTATTTTTAGTTAAGGGTTTGGTATATGCAGGTTATGCCATCCACAAGCAAGCTCCACATCATGGTAATTCGGCTATTCATAAACAATAGAAACTTAAAACTGGTGATGATATCTCGTTCACTAAGTATATTATAAAACACTCTATATAGATATTtaataacttgaaaaaaaaattatttacaccATCGTCTGCAATATTTGAAATATGCACTAATCGAGAAGTATACGACTGGCAACACTATAACACTGAATAGAAGGCAAGTCAACTTTCATACATTATCATGAAGAATAAACTTCTAACCTTAACAATGATGGGAGCACGCAGTTCTAAGACTCGATGAATATCCATGTTATTGGCTTCTCCTGTACTTGACTGGAGATCAGATGCCTCCCTGAGCACTTGTTCACAGAAAGAGACCAGCTTCTCCTCAGCTAACCTTTCAAACTTCTGTTCTGCATCAAGATCTAGAGCAATACTCGAGCCATTAACTTCTGTAGAGTCTGCATCTTGAAATCCATCAGATTCTGCCTCTTTGGTTTCGAAGCAAGTAGTTGCTTTTTGTAAGATTTCGAGATATATGCCAGTACCAGCTAACTCCTGACGAAGAAGATTTATTGGAGGCCTATCCAAGAAAACTTTAGTGATGCTTGAAGTCCTCCATTCCAATGTCAACCAATTCCACCAGAACAAAAATAAGACAATTAGATATTGAATTTTGCATTACCTTTCATCAGGAATTTGGTGCATACGAGTTCTAAGATTGGTGGATGAGTTATATGACGCAGCAAACTCCAACACAGACAGCAAAATATCCATTATAGAAACCTTCTGCTGTGCTTTTAACTTAGCCCAATATTTCTTCTgcaaataattagaaaaacataGCTGTAAGAAGATACCATCTTATAATCAAACTCCTCATCAAGAAATTTTTGGCTAGAAGGTGATGTATTCCAAACTCAATCCACCACCAAGTCTTTAAACAGATGGATCTCAAATTACATTCTCAGTCTATTCCTCGTATATGTACAGTGTGAAAGAGGTACTTCCTCAAACGGACAATTTTCCAAGACCTTAATGTGAGGAGAAAAACGAGGGAAAACCTTCCCCTTATCTCCTATACAGAATCTAAGCCGTCAAATAACACAAATTTAAGGGAACCCCAAAAAATATGAGATCtgaacaaagaaaagaaataaacacaCAGACCTGAATACCATCAATAGCACCAAGAAGTAATAACTGTGTAATGCACTTTCCCCTGACAGTTGCCATGAAAGGACTCTCCTCATTCTTGGTATCTGGCTCTACAGTATCAGCAACCTAAAACAGAGTGATATAAGAGATGTATTCAGAGGATAATAAAGGTCAATTAACAGGGCACTAAAGAAACACTATACCTTAACTGGAGATGATGGTTGAGAAGCATCAGATATATGGcttttagtttttgtaataTTTCGAAGGAAGAGATTTTCCACATTTCCCATAATCCGTTGACCCAAGGTTTGACTCCGCTGGAAACCTCCCCCATCTGCAGTTTTGGGAGTTCTTCCTGATGGAGATGGAAGACCTACAATAATAAACAATTCCTTAGTGGTGTCAACCAAATTGATTTGCTCTTCAGTATCAATTAATGCCTaattcattcttcatttttccaATTTAATATAGCTTCTAAGGCCCCAACCATGAGATTTGGGGATTTTGAATAAgatatttcactttttttttaacaaggtAACTTTGACAAATCTTTTGATAACTGATATCACTTCTCACTTTTGTGCCTGACAAGAGCATGCTTTCACACACACCAAActaaaaagaaacttaaaaaaaaaaaaaacaaaaaactaaccTTCAGACTGATCTACGTTGGTTTGTGATACAGAATCTTCAACTTCATCAGCATTTGTATTTGAGGATGCCAAGGGGGATAATTTCCCATTACTATTGACATTAAGTTGATGATCAGCCATTACCTCATTGTCAACAGACCTGATGGCACCACTGTCCCCTGGGTTGCCTTCAGAATCACTAATAAGGCTTCCAGGGTTTCTcagattttcaaaagttaatgCATTAAGCAGCTCTAAAGGTTGTGTAGCATATGAAGCATCTCTGgaaatcaatattaaatagATGTTTTATAGTTGATATTAACTAAAACGGAGGttcagaaaatagaaaaaaaaaatgcacctTATGCTTTTAAGTAAAGTATCCCAGTCAGTGGCACTGAATTGGTGTCCCCCGACTTCAATGAGATGCGCCAGAGCACCAAGAGATATAGAGACCACTGTTTGATCTGTTTTTTTAGCACAATCTAACAGCAGACCCAATAGTGGAGGCAACATAAAACAAACCTCCTGGAAGCAAGATTCCTCATGAGTAACTCTTTTGATATTTAACAGAAATCATATAAATTCTGAACCTGAATTTCATACATATTTATAACATAACAAAAGCGTCTAATCCAATAAACTAACAAAGTCAACATGGGCAACTTTTCGTCAAAAACAATAACACCATGTTTGCTAACTTTTGTTGAGAAATGTTCACATGCATGCTTGTTTAAGTTACAAGAATAGACAAGTTCACTACCTTATAgaatgtgttgaaaaggttgcATAGCAGCTGAAGCGAATGTATGCTTGTTTCACGAAACCAATCATCATCGGTGGAAGTAAAACCCTCTTTTCCAGCATGTCTCACGTGATCAAAAATTGGAAATAGAACTCGATGAAAAATACTCTCCCAAAATGATGTGGAGAACTTGCTACctctttcattcaataaatCAAACAAGACTTCAAGAGCACAACTTCTGACCTCTGGCCTTTGGTCTGAGGTTAGATCAGACAAACCAGCCAGCATTGGGAACCAATAATGCTCAGTTACTTCCAAAGTCGATTCCAAATTAGCATTAATGGGCATTAAAGCACCTCCAGGAATAAGGCCCTTAagcaaaaaacaattaaaaccaCTTAAAGGAGGGATGTCAATGCAAAGAAAGAACAAACTTATTgacagtaaaaataaataaacagttTACAAATCCTTAAACAATGTACATTTAATTACACATTACTCAAAATCATGAGCTAAGTTAGCATGCTCCCTTTTTTCCTAGATTTCTGTTTTGAACATTACATATCAGTGCAATACGGATTGAACAtttgaaaaaatgattttaaaacagtTTAGCTTCCAACACTGTACATCTCTGTACTGAGATATCAAACCCTCATAAAAACAAATAGATTGCAGACAACTCTAGTGGGCAAAAGTTACTGGACTTATTTGTTTACTATTAATGTGTGTGTGCATACATTCTTTTTTGTGGTGTGTGAAGCCTTCAAATTAAGAAAAGCAATTTCCTAAAGATAACTCGGCAAACCTCTGCAAGACGGTCCTCACAGATCCGCAGGAGTGCAATAGCCTTCAAACTAATGCGATGTGAACTTTTGTTGTTGGCAAATCTAATCAGACAATTCACGCAATCCATGAAACAGTCCCCTACTACTTGATCAAAGTGTTCTAAGATGACTGTAAAATTTCAACGTGTTAGATACACCATAATTGCAATTGTAGACTGCAATGACACAATCAAAGAATATCATTCCTACCCTGCTCAACATTTTCAAATGCACTCTCCACAATTGATTCTAATTCATCATCTGCAGAAGCTGTAAATATCATAAATACACTACGCCACCCAGACTTTATGCTCCCAACCTTAGATTTTATCATCTGAAATAGGCAAAAGTTCCAGCTGAACTTCTGTAAATGTATCCAATGATATTAAGCTCAAATGCGAGAAGAATAAGAAATTAAGCCTACAACACCTGGACGATGCAGTCAACAATTAGCCTCCTTTGGGATTCACTTGGACTATTTCGCATAAGAACAACAAATGGTTTGAGAATAtcattttgaaatgaaaacttGGCCAGTTCAGCACGCTCCAAATACTTTATACTAAGCTGTCTTAGAGAATCTATTGCATACATAGCAATTTTCTCATCATGATGACTCCCTGCTGATATGAAGTGATTTGCTAGAACAGTCCAGATTCTAGCCCAGACCTTAAAAACATAACAATTAGAGCTTAGAAATGAATTCAGGGAAGCATCAAAAGACAATATCATACATGGGATTGAAGGACAGAATAGTTCAACAATTAAGGGAATAAAACCAAAGCTTGAGAAAAATGACACCTTAAAATGATTCCTCTCTAGTCAGTAATTATCAAAGCATTTATACACGTACAGATATGTGCATTATTTATATATGCATAAACtaaattcaattattcaatttcctcaaggaaacaatgcattcaaaaaaagataacaataaaaaaacgtCTAATAACTCAAAAAATGAAGTGAGCATAAAAAACTGCCAAAGGTAAGACATGAAACACtaaaatgatgaataaaaaCTGTGCAACTGACAGTTGATAAAAGATATACCATACGTATGCGAGCCATATTGTAATAACTAATTTCAACAAGCTTCTGCAAGCTGAAGACACGAGCTGGAGTTTGTTTTAGCTCTTCAGCTGATACACCACAAAGAGCAGTGAAGAATTCCACAACTGAATCACTAGGTAGTTTGACACTATTCATAAAAACTTGTTCAGCAGGTTTCCCAGCTAATTCTCTCAGAGATTGAACAACAGCATCCTTGGAGATTTGATTTGACCCATGCATAACAGTAGCAGAAATTGAAGGAGTTGATGTTATAAATTCAAGGCGAGAAACACATTCTAGAACTGCATTCCATGTGTCTTGAAGAGCATTCATATCTGAATCACACAGGATCAACAATGTGCGCAAAGCTTCCACATTTTTGCTACGCATTTCCTTGGGGGCATGCAAGAAAGTAAACCTGAGGTGtcaaaaaagaaactaaatgaaCCTGGTCAACAGTACGAAACATCAAAGTTTCCAATCAGTATTCCCGTGCACAATGCACCATCTTTCCCTAGCatgtcaaaataaagaaaaaaaacagatGACTTGTAATAATCAAGGCAACACTTTTTTGGAGATGGAAGATGACGGTGGGATCATGGAATCTATACCTGACGAGAGATGTTAGAAATGCATATCGCATGGTATCCATGCCAAGCACAAACGTAATATGTATGCCAGCTTTAAATCCCTCCATCAACAAAACAACTCGAGGCTTGTTATCGCCTTCCTCCATTGTTACAGAAAATGTAGCAAGCAAAGGCCACCCAACAGCTTCAACCATGGGCCTTACAAGTTCAATCTGCTGGGCAGTGTAGAAAACtcctcttttcacccctttatTCCTGAATATAGCTTGTGTTTTCTTAATAATGGCCTCACTTTCAGACTTGGCATCACCGGATGACTTTCCTTTAGGGAGTGCCAGATTAAGAATACTGACAAGCCGTCCTTCTTCACCATCAGGCTTCTGTCTGCTGCTTTTTCCAATTAAAGATGTgtcatctttcattttaatcTCCTCTTTGACAATAGAATCATAGATCTCTTCCAGTAGTTCTCTAGGAGCACATTCATCTGGATCATCCCTAGCATTCATGCGAACAAAGTCTGACTTGGCCATCTTGGGCCACACCATGGGATTATGAGCATCAGTATTTAACATAATAACAGCATAAGCTAGCACATATGCAGTATCTGCATTTTTGAAAAGGCCTGGATTGTCTGCACAGTATCTGTATAGACAACATGCACAAAAGATATAAACTATTGGTACAGGTAAAAGGTGTCAAGCCAatgaaatataaagtataaGACACAATATACATACAACAGTCTTGATCATGGACCAATTGGAATGAATCATTATAACATGACAATCAACCAAGATTTGACATCTCGCAAAACACCAAAACTTCTTAACCTCAGTCCACATGAAGAATAACAAATAGAACTATCAAAGTTTTCCTTTCTTCCCACTAGTTAGGTTCAAGGAAACCAATAACTGACAAGCACACTGTTTAAGCAAATGACCTGTTGATAAAACTCTTAAAAAGCAAGAATGACGATGAATAATTATTGTGCAAATATCATCTACAATATCCAGCACTCAAGGAGATTCCAACACAGATGCATAAATGGATACATCTAATTGTTCAATCACAGTTCTACAGATAGGAAACCGATCACCACTCAGGAAAGGAGATATGGAGGGAATTTGCATGTACGAAAAACACCATTACCTCTCTGCAAACTTTTCCATGATCCGATCTATCTTTTGAGCTTCCCCAGGAAGTCGAAATCCTTTAAGAAACTCCCTGATTGCAGTATCAAATTTCAATCCAGAAAATTTCATTGAATCTACATAGGCATGCATCACGGCAAGGGGGAACTCTTCATGTTGACCTAAATAGTCACCAATTGTAGCCTGAAAACAAAGAACACTTACATATTCCAGAACAAATTTAGATGCAATGGTAGATAAAATATAGTAGTGAAGAGTCACGACCTTATCCAAACTTGGagtgtttttcaaaaattgagcAACTGAAGCAGGTGTGTTTTCCACCAATTTGTTTGATATTAGATACTCCACCCCCTTCATTGGTTTTCTGTTGAactaaaagattattaaaacTGTAAGTCAGCCCCCAACCATAACTTGATCATTATGCAAAAGAAGGTTAAGACAAATTTCCCCTTCCCTGTTAAAATACTTAAAGAGTGCATGATATATACCTCAGCAATTGCAGCCTCCAACGTGGATTTATGAGCCTTAGCCTTCTCAAAATCACTAGTCACATCTTCCCTGACTCTTATTTCAGAAGAATCTTCAGCTGAGATCCCTTCTTGCTGATTAATCTTTAACTTTTCCAAATCCCTATGAGATTGCTCCCAATCCACCAGAGATTTAAGCACACTCACAAGACCCTGAGGAAGACCAAAAATGGGATCAATCaccaactttaataaaaaaaatgtccattcaataaattaatgatttctaaaagaaaacaactaaACCTACTTGAAGTGACGAGCCTTTAATTGAAGCTGTCTGAGAAACAACAACTGAATTTGGATCAGCATTTAGAGTCCCTTGAGCTATTTTGGATAGAGTAGTAACCTACACATTGGTTTAGAACataaaagatttttatatttatcaaagaGGAAATAACTAATTTACATGCTGTCTATAATGCCATGATATACTGTTTAGTAAGATTATACCATTCGTTCAAACAAGTTTGGCGCCTcaagatcacaatcataattcacaAAGATGTCAACAAGCATCTGTGGATCCTTACATACTTTCTCTAACATCCTGCAAACCATACTAAACCAAATTACTAAGGAAAGGGGATGACAATGAACACAACAAAACAGTTTATTGACATAATActagtaattttttaatcaactAGGGCGAACATTATACCGAAGAACACTGAGTTTTTGGTTGACAGGAAATTCCAAACCATCCAGTGGTCTAAGAACAATCAAAGGAAAGAAGATCCCTATTTCCCCCTGGAAACAAAATAGTGGAAAACCAAATGAGACatcaaattaacattatttcCCTGTGGAGAAGCTTCCACAAACTCTGCAGAATAACATGCATACTTTGAGACTCTCCCTGAATCGCAATAACAGCACCAAGAATATTCCAGTTGCGTACTGCCAAGAAAGAATATCGATATTAAAATTTACACACAGATGCCTTCACAAAGATGGATAATGTTGTTCAAAAAAACCTGAAATATGACAGGGGATTGTGAAACTGAAGCTCGTAACAGTGCATATGAAAGATATGCCTTCACTGAATCAATAAAATGGAAGTTCTTTGTAAATGAATGGCTGACTCCCTCCAACAAACCctgaaaaataacataacaaacaTGTGACAGTGAACAGTCAAAATAGTAGTTTGCAGAGAAAGAAAACTTGAATGGGTGGAAGAGCAAGGATGAAATATTTGCTCCTATCCTATCTACTCCCACATAATGCTACAGTCTAGCCTAATGGGAAGaactaaaaattacattaatcaGCAATAGGAAAATAGTTCTTcatgtaattgattataaaCAAAACATTTCTTAAACCAACGGTACAACAGCAGTAGTCGGTAGTTGTagtgagttttttattttttcagagCTTTACAAAACCTTGATCCGCTGAATAATTGAGGCATATTTTGTATTCCTAGCCTTTTTTTCGTATTTTGTCCTTCATTTTGAATTTCCTCTCGAAGGAATCATTTTGTGGCTAGTGGGATTCATTCACATGGAAACTTTCTTATAATCTTTAATTCATGAAAAACTAAAGTAATtactaaatattcaatattacaAGGTTACTTGCACATGCATGCAGTCACCGTTTCCAACCCCTGAAATTTCTATAACCGGAGTACAAGACTGCACTCTCCTTTAACCACATATTTCTGGTTTTAActttaatgaataatataatttactgaaagaatccaaaataaaaattatgtacgTATTTATCATGGGGGTGAAGAAATCAACTAGCAACAATGTTTGGTCGAATAATGTTATGAAAGTGGCTTTTGGGAAAAGTCAAGAAGACCAGCTGGTTAATGAACAAGATCAAGGCTCAGAAGGTGTATACAGTATATCTGAAGATATAAACGAGGGAAATGAAGAAGCTAGGAACACTTGCTAATTTGGCAAGTTAGTTCTGTACCTATGCTGGAACGGGTTTAGGAGACTATAATTACACTAGGGAAAGGAggagataaatatttatatgtaaattagTTAACACTGACTATTCAttaatactaatttattttcttttataaaaggtCTCGCTCTAACAAGGATTGCAGTGATAACAGTTCCATGAAGAGGTTCAAACTAGTCCAATGCAATCCATGTGGACTAACGTTTCCCATAATCAAAATCATATGCTAGCAAACCACTTCAATCTGTGATTGTCTTAGACTTAGTCACCGAGTTACACAATATACGAAAACTAGTATCTACAATTTCATTTAAGAGAAAGATGGGACATCTCAAAGAGTGATAAAGAAGAGCAAGATGTAATCCCTCCCTAAGGCTCagcattaaataataaacatcaacagcaaaaaaaattattataaattttatttccttgtgTTGGAGTGCAATAGAAAAACGCTGGAGTAATTCTTAGGTTTTGTTAGGCAATTATTTAGGTAGTTCACTCAGTTTCTAACAATTAAATGCACAATTCTAGATCTTAACCAAGGGTAACATCTTTGAGTGAAACCAAGTCAGCCACATAAAATATAAGTACCAGGAACCAGCAGGTCAGCCCATAATTAATAAAGCAAATAATTACTTCTGCACGACTACCAGTAACATAATATTCCAATGCATTATTATTCACCTATTAACTAACAAGTAATAGAAGCTGAAATCACTGTATGACCTGAAGAAGCTCAAGAGACAATATCCTTGTCTTGGTTGTAACTTCGTCATTATCTTCCTTCATACCCATCTGCAAAATTTAAAGTGTGAACTATAGTTAATGTGCAGAAGTAACCACCATGTTCTTGTTAAAGTGAGACAACCAACCTTGCAAAGAGTGCGGAATACCAGCAAAGCATCGCGTTGTACTATGCCCATGCTCTCCAAATCAATCCCACTTTACAGAAGATAAATAGTTAAGCTCCTATTCAGAGTAAAACACAAATGCATATCCCAAAGAACAATATCATATTCATGTTTTATACCGTGTTATCTTTTTACCATCTTCTGTATGCACAGCCTTATCCAGTACTGCTTCTAAGCCCTATACAAGACATACAATATTGTCATAATACGGGCATGCTAGGGTTTCAAACATAGCTACacaattgatttaccttgataTCAGCACCCCCAGCAAGATTTTGAATTTCCTCAAGAGATGTTGGAGATGCATCCTTGGCTTGAGTAAGTGCATCACCTAAACTCATTTCTTTTTCGTTTGAGTCTCCAGTTGAAGATTCATCAGATTTTGGGTTCAAATTCTCAGCTGAAGCTGCCTTTGATATTGTTTGGCCCCCAGAAACAGATGGAGCTTCAACCTGGAAATTTTGATGGGCACTTAAAAATCATTTACTACAAGAGACATAAGCCAAATATGCACTTAATGAGAATTTTAGAAGCCCCACCGGATCAGTTTCCATTCTTCTGAAAATGATGCTGATCATCTGTGTCAGCATTGCCTTTGATGTTGCTTGGTTTACAGGGCTCTTGCTACAATTCCAAAACAATGAATCTCAGTACTATAGATTATCAATAACAAGCCTTGAAGACAAAGGAAATGATTAATACCTATTGAGAGCAATATTGTAGCATACTCTGATAACTCCCAGTAGAGGTTCGCCATGTACTGAATAATGTAAATAAgtattcaaaaatacaaaaaaaataaaattaaacatatttaaaacaaGGAAATATATCAATGCAATAAAAATTTTCTGGTAGCACAAGGTGATTTTCTAATCACAGCACCAATATAAACGACCAATGCTGACATGGTGAAAGGAcagcaaaagcacaacaaatATATGCAAGacagtaaaattaatttgtatacaaACATTGGTCTAAGCCTCAAATTGTACAAATGTTTCAATAATGCATGAAAGAAAGCAAGTGTATTAGTATTTTGGTCCTTTCCAttaatgaaatttgtatttatcCCCTCCTTCACGCAACAGTTTAGCTTCTTTAGTCATTCCTAATTGGAGCGCCCCAACTTccaatattaactaaaaaaagaagTATAATAATATGAAGAGAATCTAGTCAAACAAAAAGCACAACAAATATATGCAAgatagtaaaattaatttgtatacaaGCATTGGTCTAAGCCTCAGATTGTACAAATGTTTCAATAATGCATGAAAGAAAGCAAGTGTATTAGTATTTTGGTCCTTTCCATTAATGAAATTTCTATTTATCCCCTCCTTGACACAACAGTTTAGCTTCTTTAGTCATGCCTAATTGGAGCGCCCCAATTTccaatattaactaaaaaaagaGGTATAATAATATGAAGAGAATCTAGTCAAACAAAAACCTACACACAAGCAGCAGAATGCTGAAGCTAGAATCATAAATGGGCATAAACAGACCTAGCTCATTAAACTATTCAAGCTCATTATTCAAACAAGTCAACCCATCAATAATTACATGGGCAACTTGACATCTTAACAACTATTGTCAACATTCAATTGCAACTAAAACCCCAGTTTATAATTCTAAAACGTATggtaaaggaaagaaaaagaccTCCAAAATAGAGACATTTTTCCCAAATTGTCTTTCTCAACAAGAGAAACATTTTCTAAGGTAGAGACACCAATGGTCAAAAGGAAGTGAATTGAGAACATACAtccaagacaaaacaaaaagtaGATTCAAATCCAAATTCTACACAAAAACCCGAATAACTTCcttagaaaagaaagaagcattatataacaaataataggGAGAAAATTAAATTGCACACTTTCGCTTGAATAAAATTGCAGccaaacaaaaataagtcaTTCAGATAGATTACATCCAAAACTAAGATCATGTTGAGCCTACTTGGGTACATTACCATTGTTTTCCAACAATATCTGCTATGGTCATAACATGTAAATTAATCTCCTTTAGCTAAAACCTTCTTCTAAGCTTTAAATAACATTAGGTTAATCATTTAAAGTACATGTAAGGATTTCTTTTGTCGTTTAACACACACGATAGAATTTTGAAGATACCTTGTTCAGCATATTATCAGCAGACATACATAACGAAACAATACATTCTTTCCTATTACAGTAAACATACCTCTGAATTTTGTAGAAGCCACAGCAGTCAGAAGAACCTTCAGCACTTGGAGAATGGTACTGCATCACGATTCTTAAAAATGAATAGGTGTTACAGGAAGTATACATCAAGTAACAATAATATGCATAGTGATTTGCATACCTGTCAGGTGATGAATTGTCAACACAACTGCAAACCATGTTTAGAATGTCTGTAAACAATGGGACATTTTTACCACCCTCTAACCCAGGATCTCCCTCCAAATGGTCATACGCAATAAGTTTCTGTATAAAGATTAATTAGTCCGAGCAAGTAATCAATTTAGTATGAACAACGGCGATAACAACTGTCAATTAGTGCCAAGAAGGTATGTACATGAAGACAATCCAAAGCTGATTCAAGGATTTTCAAGCTCTTAGTCTCAAATGCAAGACGAAGTGGATTTAAAACAATTTCTGCATCATCTCCTTCAAGTGTATTCCCGGCACTAGCCAGGACAACATTAATGTTTCCAGTCTTAGGCCTGTCGTCTGAAGCATGCTCAGCCTTCTGTGACTGATCTGCTTCTGTCCTAGTTGCCACTCCATCATCAGTCTCGTTCGAACTAGTGAAaaacaacataattaaaatattaaaaccaaaaGCTCGATCCCACTTTCGCCAAATAAGAACTATTACCCACTTTCCATAAACAGATTTATCAAACGTCCATACACAATATTCCAAAACGCATCAATAACATTCTATCTATCATTAATGTTTATTCCGAAACATCTCACCTGCCAGATTCAGCTGAGGGCGCAGCTTGATTGACCTCGCTCTGCTTTTTCTGGCCGGCCTCTTTCGTGATA
This genomic stretch from Vigna radiata var. radiata cultivar VC1973A chromosome 7, Vradiata_ver6, whole genome shotgun sequence harbors:
- the LOC106768181 gene encoding brefeldin A-inhibited guanine nucleotide-exchange protein 5, with protein sequence MAGGAAGGFVTRAFDSMLKECYGKKFPELQKAIQNYTDITKEAGQKKQSEVNQAAPSAESGSSNETDDGVATRTEADQSQKAEHASDDRPKTGNINVVLASAGNTLEGDDAEIVLNPLRLAFETKSLKILESALDCLHKLIAYDHLEGDPGLEGGKNVPLFTDILNMVCSCVDNSSPDSTILQVLKVLLTAVASTKFRVHGEPLLGVIRVCYNIALNSKSPVNQATSKAMLTQMISIIFRRMETDPVEAPSVSGGQTISKAASAENLNPKSDESSTGDSNEKEMSLGDALTQAKDASPTSLEEIQNLAGGADIKGLEAVLDKAVHTEDGKKITRGIDLESMGIVQRDALLVFRTLCKMGMKEDNDEVTTKTRILSLELLQGLLEGVSHSFTKNFHFIDSVKAYLSYALLRASVSQSPVIFQYATGIFLVLLLRFRESLKGEIGIFFPLIVLRPLDGLEFPVNQKLSVLRMLEKVCKDPQMLVDIFVNYDCDLEAPNLFERMVTTLSKIAQGTLNADPNSVVVSQTASIKGSSLQGLVSVLKSLVDWEQSHRDLEKLKINQQEGISAEDSSEIRVREDVTSDFEKAKAHKSTLEAAIAEFNRKPMKGVEYLISNKLVENTPASVAQFLKNTPSLDKATIGDYLGQHEEFPLAVMHAYVDSMKFSGLKFDTAIREFLKGFRLPGEAQKIDRIMEKFAERYCADNPGLFKNADTAYVLAYAVIMLNTDAHNPMVWPKMAKSDFVRMNARDDPDECAPRELLEEIYDSIVKEEIKMKDDTSLIGKSSRQKPDGEEGRLVSILNLALPKGKSSGDAKSESEAIIKKTQAIFRNKGVKRGVFYTAQQIELVRPMVEAVGWPLLATFSVTMEEGDNKPRVVLLMEGFKAGIHITFVLGMDTMRYAFLTSLVRFTFLHAPKEMRSKNVEALRTLLILCDSDMNALQDTWNAVLECVSRLEFITSTPSISATVMHGSNQISKDAVVQSLRELAGKPAEQVFMNSVKLPSDSVVEFFTALCGVSAEELKQTPARVFSLQKLVEISYYNMARIRMVWARIWTVLANHFISAGSHHDEKIAMYAIDSLRQLSIKYLERAELAKFSFQNDILKPFVVLMRNSPSESQRRLIVDCIVQMIKSKVGSIKSGWRSVFMIFTASADDELESIVESAFENVEQVILEHFDQVVGDCFMDCVNCLIRFANNKSSHRISLKAIALLRICEDRLAEGLIPGGALMPINANLESTLEVTEHYWFPMLAGLSDLTSDQRPEVRSCALEVLFDLLNERGSKFSTSFWESIFHRVLFPIFDHVRHAGKEGFTSTDDDWFRETSIHSLQLLCNLFNTFYKEVCFMLPPLLGLLLDCAKKTDQTVVSISLGALAHLIEVGGHQFSATDWDTLLKSIRDASYATQPLELLNALTFENLRNPGSLISDSEGNPGDSGAIRSVDNEVMADHQLNVNSNGKLSPLASSNTNADEVEDSVSQTNVDQSEGLPSPSGRTPKTADGGGFQRSQTLGQRIMGNVENLFLRNITKTKSHISDASQPSSPVKVADTVEPDTKNEESPFMATVRGKCITQLLLLGAIDGIQKKYWAKLKAQQKVSIMDILLSVLEFAASYNSSTNLRTRMHQIPDERPPINLLRQELAGTGIYLEILQKATTCFETKEAESDGFQDADSTEVNGSSIALDLDAEQKFERLAEEKLVSFCEQVLREASDLQSSTGEANNMDIHRVLELRAPIIVKVLQSMSFMNNMIFRRHLRELYPLLTKLVCCDQMDVRGALGDLFQAQLKPLLP